DNA from Acipenser ruthenus chromosome 23, fAciRut3.2 maternal haplotype, whole genome shotgun sequence:
gGAAGCTTTTAGTTAATACTTAATGGATTGTTTACAAGTAGAGTTAACATGCTGTGAAATACTTATTGGATTGTCTGCAAGTAGAGTTAACATGCTGTGTGTAACTGTCAGTAACATTTAATTGTCAgctatcttctattttaaattcacacactattgctgtatatgAACACATATTATTAATCTGAATTTATTTATAAAGCAGTGTTAATgttgaaattgtaatagaaacgctCTTTTGCTGTTTGTGTGACTTAGGTTTTCCTACAGAATAGGCTGCATTGCAATTTGTGAGCCTGCAACCTGTCTACTGCAGATTTGCTGAACTTGTCGCAAGATGTAAAGGACTCTGCATAGTAACTTTTTTATCtctgtttttcctttggcaacAGAAGACGTTATTGAAGCGCTGGTTTTCTGggcatacagacacacacattatctatctgtctgtgtgtgtgtgtgtgtgtgtgtgtgttttgtgtctgtaTGTGAGCTTGCTTGACGCAATGAaagcatgcctgccacaggactcccctgggtcctaaaccttGTCACTACAGACGCAGATTGCACAGAAAGTACTTGTCTGTTGCAGAATCAGTTAAACAAGGAACAGTCCATTTTTACACAAGTCAGCAACATGTGACAAGTGATCTAATTGATTTTGTCCAACCCCTACAGGTATGCAGTGTGACATGTGTTCTACATTCTGATGCGTTTGTTTTCAACGTATTTGTTGAGCTAGGAAGAAAATTTGGAAGGAAGCCCGGTGAATGCCCATGGCAGCTGCTACCTCAGACCATCCATCCAGTGTGAGCTAGAACTCAGAGCCATTCTTTAGGTAAGAAGGACAATGTTTTAGCTATTTGCTGTCCTCATACGATCGCTAGGATGTGCTAcatgtttagctttttttttttgctaatcaAGTTAAATAAGATATTAAGAGTTGCCAAAAtctttgatttgagtttgttcaTTTTGGCCAGATTTACGCTACTtgatatatttactgtatatgttatggtaaaagtTTGAATTTTGGCAGatcaagatttactggtaaacgTTGACATTTACCAATTAAAGTGGTAGATGTCCGAAATAAACACAATTATTCTTTACTTTcgacatttactggtaaatgtgaagaataaccaagtgcctttaccaATAAGCTTCGGTAAATGTCCAAAATGTCCAATGTATTTATTCCcgacatttaccaccttacttggtaaatgttgacagttaccAGTGAAACTTAAGATTTACCAGATTCTGACGTTTACCATAACATATACATTGATTTCTTAATCTTCATCACTTTGTGAATGAAACTTTACATTGACATTTTTATGTCCTTTACATTCTGTAAATGTAGACAAGGGTGGATGTGTACCTTTTCAATATCTTGCACCATTCATCCAGCtcttgctatttaaaaaaaacaaaactattcctCATACTTGGACTGTAGATCCTGACACGTGACTGGTAGTGATACACTGGCAGTATCTGAATTACACCTTTCACACGCAACATAATCTGTTTTAATCTGACTTTTAAATCCTTCCCAATCTTCAGTCTGAGAAAGCCGCAATATGCTTGAAAATAGGTATGCTTTACTTGTGACAAATGTTGGTATATGTAACTGTACCCTTTGGACTTGGTTGGATTCATCATAAGAAAGTGAGTAAATATAATATTGAGGTAATTCATTTAGATGACTCGTTGAGTTTGCGTTCTTGTTACTCATATATgataccactatatatatatatatatagtggtatcATTATGAAATGTAGATTTAGTcacatccccattggaacctattggCAGTAACTACACTTATCATTTTGGCAACAGTGTAGCTCTCATTTCCGAGCCTGTCACAGCAGAGTGCAGAAGAGATATACGCTCACCTGGAATTGGAAGTACCCACGCACACATAACAACCTACATGGTATGTTAGATTATTTAAGATTTTGCTCAGTGTTGCAAATGTGTTaccatttttttaaaggtaaaatgaaagcagctgtaagaaaaaaataaaaaactattagGTGTGTGTGCCTTATTCAATTATTGTTCTGAGGATTTGTTAGACTGCAGTTAATATGCACACATGCCATTGCATTATCAACCTTGCTAGGGCTTACTGTAAGAACTATGAACACAGCACAGAATGTGATTTTCAAGGTCTTGTGTCTAAACATGATCTACATACAAAGCTTTGGTACAGATGTTGTGAAATGATGACTGAGAGCACAGGTAAGTATCTTAAACATTAAGGTCATCAGTATCCTGATACAAGGAACAAGTACTCCCTGTGGCTAAACGTGTCTTAACATGAGGATGTGTGGATCTCAAGAGGAATGTAGGATCTTTATTTAGTTTTGTACCAGCTGATGAGATATGGGTCAAGCTACTTTTGTGTTTCAGATCTTAACCTATTTTTTCGTAGGTTTTGTGAAGTTTAATTTTACATGGTTTTAGAAGAAATGGTGCTTCCACCTGTTTGTTGTTAAatacatgattatatatatatatatatatatatatatatatatatatatatatatatatatatatatatatatacatacatacatcgtatttcatttttaaattttgttttatattttatttaaggtGGTAAAACATGTATGAAAATACATTTGTCAAACCTTCAGACTTATTTTCTCATTTGTATTATAGCTTCATTAAAATGATTACAGCCACCCTTTCACTGTGCTGGAAATCTTCTGGCTGTTCTTTTTGTCTTACTTAAATTTAGGATATCTTTTAAACAAACTAAAGATAAATTGCTGCATCTGGGTAGATCCTCACAAGCCACAGCAATGCTTGTGTTGGTTTTCAGAATGAAGCGAGGCAGACTAAGCATCAATCCTGAGAGTCAAGGTCTTTCTGTCTCGGAGAAAGGGAGCACGAAGCACAGATCTGGTTCTGCTTCTTTCTTTAAGAGCATGGCCTACAGGCAGAACCCCACAGAAGACTGGGGGAACCTGCCTCATCACGTGGTGCTGCAGGTTTTCCAGCACCTGTCCCTGGTGGACCGCGCCCGGGCCTCCTCTGTGTGCCGGAGGTGGAACGAAGTCTTCCACATCCCTGACCTCTGGAGGAGATTCGAATTTGAACTCAACCAGCCAGCCACTTCGTACCTGAAATCCACTCACCCCGAGCTGATCCAGCAGATTATAAAAAAGCACGCTCAACATCTGCAGTACGTCAGCTTCAAGGTAAAGGATTCCCAGGGTGTTCCTTCATCGCTCTGGTTTAGGGAATGTTTTTACGAAGCCTCAAACCGattaaagcgctttgtgacggtggtccgctatgaaaggcgctgtataaaataaagattgattgattgaaaatcATTTTACAAAATCAGTCAAACTGTTTACACCTTGTTACTTCAGGTGTGTTGAGGGGGAGTGGGAGCTCAGAGAAAGACCACTGCACTGTATAGCCCTTGATAAAGGTTTCAGCCTAGTTATACCAGCTTCTTAATATGTGATATTGAGGAAGTGACTGTATCTCTTACTAATATGTAGGTTAAAACTGAATAGAATCATGGTTTTATTCGAACATTGTTTAAAACgtgtttttattatgatttaggtGGATAGTTGCACAGAGTCTGCTGAGGCTGCCTGTGACATTCTTTCACAGTTGGTAAACTGTACAATCAAGACATTGGGGCTGATCTCAACAGCAAGGCCTAGCTTCATGAATGTTGCAAAAGTAAGAGCTAATAGCCTCTAGTCACACGTATTATTGGTAAACATTAGGTTCTGATTTTCTTAgctattttacttttttgttgctGTTACTTGAACTGTGAAGCATCTGTATACCATGAAGCTTTTCAGAACTCTTTAACATGCCTATTAAAATTAAAACCAGTCCAATTGACATCTCTTTTATTTCCCCAGTCCCATTTTGTCTCTGCTCTCACTGTGGTGTTTGTGAACTCGAAATCACTCTCGTCCATAAAGATTGATGACACTCCTGTAGATGACCCGTCTCTAAAAGTGCTTGTTGCTAACAACAGCGATACTCTTAAACTTCTCAAGATGAGCAGCTGCCCTCATGTTTCCCCTGCCGGTAAGTGAAAGCTAGTGTCCACTCTGATCTGAAGAAACCATTCACTGAAGcagttgctgcattttttttgttgtttttttattattcagttaCCTTCCTTGAATTGAAGAAAGTACAGTCTAAAGTAAGGCTGTCAAACTCGTTTAGTTTGGCAGGCCTGAGCTGATACCCTGGTGTAGCAGTGGCAGTCAGTAGCAGTCACTAATATTCTTTGTCTTTATCTTTTGATGGGTGATAAGTAAAAAAATGGATCCCtatctatttatattttatgattttttttgcaatttatttttacctGTCTCCTATTGAATAAAAAATGATATTCCGCGATATTCCGTGGGCTGTATGACATCACTCTGTGTGTTTGGCATCCCTGGTCTAAAGCTTATTCTGcctttaacattttgtttttaaacacagggttttttgttttttttttcctcagggaTTCTGTGCGTGGCTGATCAGTGTCATGGTCTTCGGGAGCTTGCTTTGAATTATTACTTGCTGAGTGATGAGCTGCTCTTGGCCCTGTCCACTGAGAAGCATGTGCTCCTGGAACACCTGCGCATTGATGTTGTGAGCGAGAACCCTGAGCAGACCCAGTTCCACTCCATCAAGAAGAGCAGCTGGGACGCTCTGGTGCAACACTCCCCCAAGGTCAGCATCGTCATGTACTTCTTCCTGTGCGAGGAGGAGTTCGACCCCTTCTTCCGCGAGGAAACCCCCGTGACGCACCTCTATTTTGGGCGGGCTGTCAGCAAAGAGATGCTTGGTCGCATAGGACTGAACTGCCCCAGGTTGGTTGAGCTGGTAGTTTGTGCCAACGGCCTCCAGCCCTTGGACGATGAGCTCATCCGTATTGCTGACCGCTGCAAGAATCTGACAGCTATCGGCCTCGGGGAGTGCGAGGTGACTTGCAGTGGCTTCGTTGAGTTTGTGAAGAGGTGTGGTGGACGGCTCAGCCAGCTGTCCATAATGGAGGAGGTGCTAATTCCAGATAGCAAGTACAGCGTGGAGCAGATTCACTATGAGGTCTCGAAACACCTGGGAAGGATGTGGTTTCCAGACATGATGCCCACATGGTAGACTCTTCAGACTGTACATAACCACCCAACAGAGACAATCTCCAATTGGACATTGCATTATTTGGAAGACACATAAACACATAAAAGACCTTTGATTCTTTCCACTTTTTCTGACAAAATTATTTTGGATTCATCAACCAAGACTTATTTTACtggaaacaaaatactttttagatagatagtgtatatatatatatatatatatatatatatatatatatatatatatatatatatatatatatatatatataggttttgtTCCAACTCCTTAGAAATATAAAGAATGTCGGGCTCTTTATGTGTTTCATTTATGATTGTTTGTCTCATTAAAAGGGCAAATGGTAGATAAAATATCAACTTGATTATAGGAAAGCTAAGGCCAGTTTTCTTGACAGGGTTTGACTTTTCTATGGTTGAAATGCTAAGTATTGAATTCATATGGTATTTAATAGGCGTCTTTGCTACTTCTACTTATATGACTTGGAAGCCTGTTTGATAAAATGTTGTAATTCAGTAAAAATGTTGCATTATATAAATTAGTgcttatattatattaaaaagctATGCTTTATTTCTTGCAGCTGGTGAAATATGCATATTTTGATAATCAACCTGCGAAAATATTTCTGGTGTATGGTCCGCTTTATATTATGTGTAAGTTAAAGTTGTGAGACAACACGAGATTTCCAAGGAAGTAGTTAAAGCATTAAGTTGCTGAAAGGACACTCTGTCGCAGAAGATCAAAAGCACAGAACTGTGATGGCTTGTCTCCTCAACTGATCAGCTTCATTTAGCATTCTTTAGCATTCTCAAGGATTGAACCGCTGTACAAAATTGGCATAGTTTTAGTCGTCCCTAAAAAGAAGTATGTCTATTCATGAATAGATGTACCGTTTTCTACGTTTTGCATCGGAAAGATAAACTTTGTTTTAATTGAGCTTTAAGACTAGTGCTTGTGCTGGTTCTTGTCTGTAATTCACTCACAGTGTCTCTGGGCTGAGCttagtttaaatctgtatttaataaCGCACGTGTTTTGCTGCAGTACCAGAGCATTGTTGCAATGACCGAAAATTAACTTTTTCAATTTATTGTATTTGCAACCCTGCCCTGCCCTGTTTTCCCCAAATCTTTTATGTCAGGAGCACTGAATCCTCTTTCCACATGCAAAAGTACATTACATTTCTTTAACTTGTTCATAAATGATGTGCCAAAGAACAAAGGGGAATAAACTAAACGTCTCTCCATTGATATGTTAGACATGTacgaaatgtattttctttttttgggctgtttttcaaaatcctgtcagctatgtattttttattccaCTATGTGATGGGGCAAGGACATATACAAGTATCTTGGTCTCTAGTAGGAATCCGGACTTTAATCTGTGTTTAAATCACCACGTTATAAAGTTGCTGTGCAGCTCAAGTACAGCTGCAGATCACTCTTACATGTTCTTAATTATCAGTATacaatatacaaaaaacccaaaagtcaaatgcagttttgagatTTACTCCAAATGCAATACAATTTGATGATCATTTAGACTTATACAAACttactggatttattttttttagtgacCAGGAGAAATATACATAGATTGCTTTTGGGTTAAATTACTAAGTTTctgcaatgtgtgtttgttttctaaacGTCTTGTTAGACATTGTTTATCGGCTACTGGTTTTATGAACATGGCAATGTCTTTGTAATGTAGTTTGTTGTCTCTTGCCCAGgaaaaaatagaattaaaaaataaagttaatattAAAGGTTTGAAACTGCAGGATTTTATTCCACATGAAAGCAAAATGCTGGGAATATATTTTTCAAGTGAAGTTATTGATTgccacagattattttttttttccctgttttgGAAGTTGTAACATTGTGTGATTGTATATCTTTTACATTTGGCTCATTTTGATACCTGGTGTCTTCTATAAGCATAGCAGTGCATTGTATTAAACAGAAGTAAAGACAAGCTGGTTCTTTATTTGAATCCTGTTCACTCGGGATATTTACTGCTGAGATGAATATAGTTTGAAACACGTTTCTAATTTATAACAGTTAAGGGATCGACGTCTGGAAGGACAGAAAGTAAAGCGCAATCTTTCATCATCACCTCGCTTGCATTTTTATAGTTCTGTCACATGTTGTCAGCAGATACTACACTGCCTCCTGACAGCACTGCACACTGTCACACATCTATAACTGAccaattacattttctattggATTGCACACTTCATATTCATAATAAACATTCTTAAACCTTCTTTTTGGTAATAATTGCAATGTATTTGAACAtgacagcatgttttttttaaccgTGATTAATTCTAGTACATGCGACAAGAGATTGCTTGATGTGTAATGTTGCAGACTTATGGTTCAAAGGAGTACCTTATTTTAGCAGCGTTCGCCATCTTGTGGTGAATTGCAGACATTAcaattattgcattttatttctttaaaggAAAGCGCCATAATTCATACGTTTGTTGATATTTTGTTGAACTTTTTTCCAGTTGATTTTTTAAgaattttaatttagatttagtAATCAAGTGAAAGGGAAAtaattttcaaaataaaccaaatgttttgtttaatgcattttttttccatCCAAGCATGTAGATGGCAATAACTAGTATAGTCTTCTTCCCCGTAATTAACCAAATAAATTACGCATTAATTAACTGATAGATCAAATGTTAATATTCTTTAAAGTGTCAAATTAAGTTTAAAAGGGGGGCGTTATActtgcagtgtgagtgtgttCTACTATCTGAAACACTATAGCTACAATGCAACAGATGTTATTCCATCTCGCTCATATGAATCTGTAGCAATTACTGTGGTGCAGAGTTACTATACCATCCTTTGGCTGCAGTGTTAAATATATGACCTACAGTTTTCCCTTTCATCATACTTTTAGCATTAAGAGCCAGTTCACCGTGGCCGCTGTTGGTTTTAACTCGGAAAAACAAAGTGTGGTAACACCTGTTGACAATGATGTTATTCTTGATCTTATTCACATGTATTAATCATATTTTAAAGCATGTATAATTCATTCTAATTAAGATTAAACTACTGACCGCACTAGCTTTAAATCTGTACCATTTCTACCAACACAACAAAATGCTGTTTTACTCCAAGCTGTCATTTATGACGTGTAATTTTACAATTTGCATAGAGGTAATAATTTCACATTAAAACGCTTTTCCAATTACACGCATAATtacgttttatttttaatttttatttgagcAATTTtccaatttcattttaaaacaaggtACTTTTCTAAATACGGACTAACGCTCAGCCTCCATAATTACAGAGGTGGGTACTAGATTTAGGATTGATTTATAGTAATTGACATATCAAACTGTCAAAATCAGATAATACAGTGTGAAATGTCAATGGGTTTTAAGATGCGACACTTGTATAATTTGCTGTATGTTAATTAAGGCAGCAGTAAAAGCTGTTAAGTCATTAATGTCCAATGAGCATTTCAGTTATTTAACCTGCCATGAAAATCGTGTtaatatttactttaaaatgacttaaTGTATGCTGTATCATATGCTCTTCACTcttgtttttatttgcttttcgTGGATGCTAAAGTATTAAGGTTATTAGAACCAAACTTGACCCATGAATAATCACACATGTTAAAACTGTGTTTGTAATTCAGGGTAGCTGTGGTATAATCATAGACCTATGAATGGAACCTTTAAGACTTTCAATTATCTCCTGAGAGGCTGCATTGAGTGCCCTCTGCTGGTGAGCACAGTGCAGCCACTGAATTCAATTGCCCATGTGGTTGCAAAAACTACCACCCGTGGAAATACAGTGCAGTTACAAAAGATGCAAGCAAAtgacaacattttacattttgtcaTAAAGCATCTTGTTGCATTATAACTACACAATTACATATATAATTGCTGCGTAAAAAAACATACCGTGTTCATGTTATTTGATTATTCATTTGTTTGTATACTGGCACCAtaagaatgtttttatttcataGATGTTTATTCTTCCCATCATCTGCTGTTGAATAACTCTTTATTTGTAGCTTTAAAAATGcataaatagcttttttttttttttaaatgacacactACACATTAACAAGCCTTTATTGATGTATAGCTTATTATGGCAGGTAATGAAAATTTGCAGAAGATTTACAAAATGTTCACTTTAATCGTagtagaaacattttgttttaaaggttCTGAAAGGCCATAGCAAACTAACGTCTAGAAAGAGAATGAAGAACAGTAACCGACAAGCCTGCTTAAATGTACGGAGTGGGGTCAGACTTGTCACACATTTGGAGATGAAGGTGAGAGGTCACACCCGAATATTGTTCCTGCATTGGAAGCAGATATCCCAGTTTGTCGCCTTTCGAGATTGGTCCGCTGTACTGGTAGGGGCGGATATAGAAGATCTTCACACAGTAAGCTTAAAATCAAAAGAAATTATATTAATCAAAGCACATTTTCATCACGTCATTGTTACAATAAATTGTCCAGCTGCTATCTATGTTATAGCagcattgttttgtttacaaTGTATACAACTCCTAAATAATGTGCTCCACACAATACTGGGGCAATGGTTGGGTTCCAGCTCAGAAGGAGGGTGATACTACTGAGAAATCATCTGCCTCCAAtggagctttttttctttttaaggtcCAAAGATATTTCAATCCCAGTGAAGGTAAATCTCACATGATGTGAGAGAATGGAACTTCTGTCCTGTGCACCTGCCTGCATATGTAGGTAAACAGTTTGTGAatgcttttttccccccagtgCTTACATTGATTGCATGACTAAATCATTAGGTTGTGCATGCGTAGAGAGAAGCAACGGGTTTACAGCTACAGCCCTAATGAAGATCGTTAACAGCATATGTGTGTGTGCTAGTCCCCTCTGCTGAGAATATTACCACTTCACAACCACTCAGGTCACGATGGCTCTGGGAATATGGACTCCATCCATTCTTAACTTGTGCAATGAGTTCCATTATTTGCAGGTTCAGCTAGTTAAAATGTGCACCAGCACAATATCTACTTCCATATATCTTTAACTGCATATGTAGTACACTATAATATAGCGATTTGTTGAGCTTCCGGTACTCAGTTTGGATTGTGTAGGTTTCACATTTCCATGGATTTCAGATATTGCTACCAACAGCTGGTACTGCCCACTTCCAAGATTCAGGTCAGAGCACAAACACAACACCAGTACAGtccattataaaagtttacagcaTTAAGTTCCATTTAAAACAACCCACTTTTCTGTTTCTCTGATGAGACAGCTTCTTATAAATTCGGATAGCGTGATCCATCAAACAGTGGTTCAGTACCTGAGTTAGAGAGTTTAACACCATCGTCAATGGTGCTTGCGTCCCCATAGGGCTGTGCCTGTCCCCTCAGGGTCCCAGTGAAAGGTGCATACACGATGGAGTAATCGTCACACACCACGTCAACGCCTCTATGGATTCGACTGCCCCTAGGAATCAATGAGATTGGACTGTTGAAGCTCCACAAAGGATTCGGCCATAATACCAGTGGAACCAGCAGATAGAAGAAGATGTAAAGCACTGTTTGGCATTATGAACTGTGTCTGCTATAACACACAAGATTACAGAGAATATGTCATCATCAAACAAATCAAACCATTTATGTTATGGAAAATAAAGGAATCAATGTTAACAAAACAAGCATGAAAGGTTCATTAAGGGTTCTGAAGTCAAGCAAGTTGATTCTTACTAGATGCATTACAttattgttgtgttttcttttaacaaaaaaacggGTCCAATTTGTGCCCTGGGCTAAACAGTGTTAATAAAAAGAGGCCACTGTTTAGTATTATGTAAGCTAAGAGACTTTAGGCAATGTTCTAATTTAGACTGAGGTACTCTACCCAAGCAGAGCTCCAGTAATATGACTACATTTCTGTTGCTATCAGTAAGATTAATCATAAGGTCATGCTATAAATAACAACATGTCATTGGTGTTAGTGTGATCGTAGctaatgactttttttttctcttgatcaGTTCTCTATGAGTAATTGGCTATTACTTAAACGCCCAGGCTTCACTGGGAATAATCAACAAGCTGTTTAATTTCATTCTCCAGTGACTGCCAAGTTGCCTTCGACTTGGCCTGCACATTGAATCGCTCATATCCTCCAGGGTCTGGCACAATAGATTATTTCTGAAAgacataaaacaattaacaataatgTACCTGTTAGCATTGAATCCTCCACAGCCAAATTTATCGCAGCCTCTCACTCTATTGGAAACATGACCAGCGCACAGGCTGTCCCATGATCCTGAATCTGGAGGCAAGACAA
Protein-coding regions in this window:
- the LOC131696495 gene encoding F-box/LRR-repeat protein 3-like isoform X3 → MSMAYRQNPTEDWGNLPHHVVLQVFQHLSLVDRARASSVCRRWNEVFHIPDLWRRFEFELNQPATSYLKSTHPELIQQIIKKHAQHLQYVSFKVDSCTESAEAACDILSQLVNCTIKTLGLISTARPSFMNVAKSHFVSALTVVFVNSKSLSSIKIDDTPVDDPSLKVLVANNSDTLKLLKMSSCPHVSPAGILCVADQCHGLRELALNYYLLSDELLLALSTEKHVLLEHLRIDVVSENPEQTQFHSIKKSSWDALVQHSPKVSIVMYFFLCEEEFDPFFREETPVTHLYFGRAVSKEMLGRIGLNCPRLVELVVCANGLQPLDDELIRIADRCKNLTAIGLGECEVTCSGFVEFVKRCGGRLSQLSIMEEVLIPDSKYSVEQIHYEVSKHLGRMWFPDMMPTW
- the LOC131696495 gene encoding F-box/LRR-repeat protein 3-like isoform X1, whose translation is MLVLVFRMKRGRLSINPESQGLSVSEKGSTKHRSGSASFFKSMAYRQNPTEDWGNLPHHVVLQVFQHLSLVDRARASSVCRRWNEVFHIPDLWRRFEFELNQPATSYLKSTHPELIQQIIKKHAQHLQYVSFKVDSCTESAEAACDILSQLVNCTIKTLGLISTARPSFMNVAKSHFVSALTVVFVNSKSLSSIKIDDTPVDDPSLKVLVANNSDTLKLLKMSSCPHVSPAGILCVADQCHGLRELALNYYLLSDELLLALSTEKHVLLEHLRIDVVSENPEQTQFHSIKKSSWDALVQHSPKVSIVMYFFLCEEEFDPFFREETPVTHLYFGRAVSKEMLGRIGLNCPRLVELVVCANGLQPLDDELIRIADRCKNLTAIGLGECEVTCSGFVEFVKRCGGRLSQLSIMEEVLIPDSKYSVEQIHYEVSKHLGRMWFPDMMPTW
- the LOC131696495 gene encoding F-box/LRR-repeat protein 3-like isoform X2; amino-acid sequence: MKRGRLSINPESQGLSVSEKGSTKHRSGSASFFKSMAYRQNPTEDWGNLPHHVVLQVFQHLSLVDRARASSVCRRWNEVFHIPDLWRRFEFELNQPATSYLKSTHPELIQQIIKKHAQHLQYVSFKVDSCTESAEAACDILSQLVNCTIKTLGLISTARPSFMNVAKSHFVSALTVVFVNSKSLSSIKIDDTPVDDPSLKVLVANNSDTLKLLKMSSCPHVSPAGILCVADQCHGLRELALNYYLLSDELLLALSTEKHVLLEHLRIDVVSENPEQTQFHSIKKSSWDALVQHSPKVSIVMYFFLCEEEFDPFFREETPVTHLYFGRAVSKEMLGRIGLNCPRLVELVVCANGLQPLDDELIRIADRCKNLTAIGLGECEVTCSGFVEFVKRCGGRLSQLSIMEEVLIPDSKYSVEQIHYEVSKHLGRMWFPDMMPTW
- the LOC131696495 gene encoding F-box/LRR-repeat protein 3-like isoform X4 codes for the protein MAYRQNPTEDWGNLPHHVVLQVFQHLSLVDRARASSVCRRWNEVFHIPDLWRRFEFELNQPATSYLKSTHPELIQQIIKKHAQHLQYVSFKVDSCTESAEAACDILSQLVNCTIKTLGLISTARPSFMNVAKSHFVSALTVVFVNSKSLSSIKIDDTPVDDPSLKVLVANNSDTLKLLKMSSCPHVSPAGILCVADQCHGLRELALNYYLLSDELLLALSTEKHVLLEHLRIDVVSENPEQTQFHSIKKSSWDALVQHSPKVSIVMYFFLCEEEFDPFFREETPVTHLYFGRAVSKEMLGRIGLNCPRLVELVVCANGLQPLDDELIRIADRCKNLTAIGLGECEVTCSGFVEFVKRCGGRLSQLSIMEEVLIPDSKYSVEQIHYEVSKHLGRMWFPDMMPTW
- the LOC117412878 gene encoding leukocyte cell-derived chemotaxin-2-like produces the protein MLIKILFICVLLTLGHASEKKQGKRGKGDSACTKIGGICQRTTYLCPGRYLQGKCGGASARQCCLQDSGSWDSLCAGHVSNRVRGCDKFGCGGFNANRGSRIHRGVDVVCDDYSIVYAPFTGTLRGQAQPYGDASTIDDGVKLSNSAYCVKIFYIRPYQYSGPISKGDKLGYLLPMQEQYSGVTSHLHLQMCDKSDPTPYI